TATaaatgttttgaatttttatttgaattcagtCCGTTCATATTGAATTAATTCTGCTGAGATTGAGTTATAAATtcaattgtttaatttattaatcgGCTGagattgatttttaaattcaatCTGTTGTATTTGTTttggtgaattgttgttttgctgttattgattcaaaataaaaacattGCCATAATTCTGTATTGAATTTACTATATGGCTTCATATGATTTGGTTGAATTATGCTTGTGATTCTTAGGTTGGATACATGCTTTGGAGAGTGCTTGATTGACTTACAGAAATTTACATATGGGagagttaattttttaataaattttattatatatttaattaaatctgTTCAACCACGGTTCAACCCCATTGAACCATTGAACCAGTTACTTAACCGGTTCgatgaccggtccggttctcgcaaccttggtTGTAACTTCAAGACCTTCAAGTGAATGAATGGAATAATTAACATGTGGTTGGAAAATTCAAATGGAAACTATGAAAACCTTTGTTTTCGCTTTGTCATTGCTGAACTTGAGTTTAAATCAAgaactatattttttatttgttgaaCTTTGAATTTTGTTAGTTATTGTGTTGTATGACTGCAGTTTATGAAATTTAACGTTGTTACTTCTCATATATTGgtattttttttgcattttattGGCTGAAAATAGCATAAAAACAGGTTTTTAGTACATCAAATATGATTTGGACATGTTAGGATTTTAAACTAgttttaaaaaccaaaaaatccGAACCAAACCAATCCAATTAAATTCGGTACGATAGGATCAAATGGTTTTTCCTATCAAAACCGAGCCAATTCGCATCACGAATACCCCTGGTTCCTGCCATCTGCTCCAATCTGCTATTTCTGCTGTCTCTCTAAGCTGTTTTCTCTTAGTCTTCTACATCTCCACACTTCAATTTCAGATCCCCAACAACCGCCGAAAAATGACTCGCCAAGGAGCTTATAAAGAAAGTGATGACATGCTCATTGATGAACCAAAACTGCCTCAGCAAGGCCAAATCGCAGCCCTTCCTAATGAGTTCAACCCCAGTTATCTGAAAATATATTACAGTAACTTAATTTCTCTTCCTATTTCATTATTCCCAAAGCTTCATAATAGTTATATAATTATGcttattcattgatatttttggACCTCAGGTAAGCTGTTTCCTCATGCTGATTTATATAGATGGATGTCATACGGCAACGGTAAGCTTAAATTCCATTCTACCTGTCTACTGTCAtaatcttttcttttaatcttttttatatttttgtttttgtatttgtaGATGGGAAGCATCCTGCTTGTGATTCATCTTACTTGGGACGAAGGGAATTCTCGTACACCCTAGATAACGATATATTTGTGCGCTACAATACCTTCAATAGTGCCGCTGAACTTGAAAACTCCATCAAAGACAAGTGCCCGTTAAAGATAGATATTGGACCCATCTACAACCTCAATGTAAGATATGAAAGCTTGTTTCTTTTAATTCTCTCTTAATCCTGAAGGATATTGATGCATATATTTTTGAGTTAACTAAATAGTCTGTGTTAAGATTCATGGTTATTCAGTGGAAATAATAGAGTAACTAGACAAAAGAGAGAAAGATGATATTACTGATTGTGTGAATTATTGGGTGTTGTGACCAGAGAAATAAGCAACATATAGGGGAGTAATAAATATAGCACACCAACTCATAAATACCCCACCTAAAATCTGTAATGTTGGATACTTTTGGAAGAATTCTGATGTCTAGTTTAAATGTATTACAGCCTGCACATAGGAATGCTTATGCTGGAGATAATGTTCTCACTCCAGTTGAGAGGGAGCTGATTTTTGATATAGTAAGAAgctcttaaaattaaaatgtacTTGTGAGTTTTTCTACTTCTTTGTGGGATTCTTAACATTTGTTGGTTAATTATCATGTGTAGGATATGTCAGATTATGATGATGTTAGATACTGCTGCTCAGGTGCTGATGTTTGTCTCAATTGCTGGCCATTAATGACTGTAGCTGTCAAAGTAATAGATACTTCCTTAAGAGGTAATTTTGTACATTTTATACACTGTGAAAGACTGAAAGGTAGTGTAGAATTTGTGATTTATACATTGTTTGAAATGAAAGTGCAAGACTAAAGTTGTCTCTTTGGCCTTTACTATCATTTACTTGTGTATACTACTATTGTATATCACTCTATTATCTATGCACCATTCTTGTGTGCTGTTAGATAGGGGTGTTCAAGACCCAGCTCGACCTGAAACCCGGTCCAGACCCGAGGCATATTTTGTTGGGTTTGCCTTTTTTTACCCAGTGCTATTTTAGGGCCGGTTCCAGGACTAACTAAACTCGGCCTGGCCCGACCGATGTGCACCCCTACTGTCAGATAGTTATTTGGAAGTAATGTCTTCTGATGCACTCAAGCTTAATTATTGTGTTGATTTATTCTTTCTGATGACTTTGGGTTTAGACATATTCTCTGGGTATATAGTGGTCGGCGTGGTGTACATTGTTGGTTCTATGATAGAAAGGCAAGACGGTGAGGCCATGAGACACTATATAGTTAAAACTTGTTTTTGGTTTGGTTTGGCTACTAAGGGCCATAAACATATTTTCAAATGTTACCATTACACTTACAGGTTGACTAATGAGCAGAGAGCAGCAGTTGCGAACTATTTTCGTGTCTACAAGGTATGATAGTTTTGTACTAATAATCTAGTTTGCCAGTCATGTATTAAGTATATCTTTGATTTATATTCTTTCCAGGGAAATGAAAATAACTATAAGAAGGTTTCCTTGATGGGTCAAGTTCTGCATCCCTTTCTGGCGTAAGTTCGATACTGAATAACTGACCTTCCTAGCTAAATCCATAATTCAATGTCCTGAATAACATTTCATATCTGTAGGAGATCATATACTGAAGTTCTCAAGGAATATTTTGAGACAAAACTGCTTACAAGTCAAAATTTACTTTCTAGCGAGGAGAGATATGAAAAGATCCTAGAGATGATTCCTGATCAATGTATTTTTCTCCTATCACTGTATGATGATGCTTGTGAATTTCCTGCTATCATCTGGCATATAATGAGTAAATTGTATTTGCAGCTATTGCTTCTGAACTTCGAGGAAAGTGGCAAGAAAGTAGGCGGTCTTCTAGTGTAAAAGAAGACATTAATATTGTTCGATGGGAGCAGCTTAAACAGTTGCTGCAAAAACACAAGGTATGGAAGTCTCATTTGTATTGAGGCATGCTGTTTTTTTTGGAGCAATTGGTTAATGGCATCAAATATGTGCAGCTATGACTTTCTTGAGTAATTAGATGCTTCATTGTACAAACTAGATACTAACTGATTGTTGTTTTCCTTTGCGTTTCCATAGGCACAAGGGGTGCGTAGGTGTGTTGAAGAGATTGTGTTCACCTATACATATCCTAGGCTTGATATGGAGGTTCGTCTATTATTTGGCATTATTTCCCCATGTATTCTTGTTGATGGTTTTCATATTGGCTTCGAACTTATGCATTCATATTTATTCCTCAAT
Above is a genomic segment from Arachis stenosperma cultivar V10309 chromosome 1, arast.V10309.gnm1.PFL2, whole genome shotgun sequence containing:
- the LOC130944056 gene encoding uncharacterized protein LOC130944056, coding for MVFPIKTEPIRITNTPGSCHLLQSAISAVSLSCFLLVFYISTLQFQIPNNRRKMTRQGAYKESDDMLIDEPKLPQQGQIAALPNEFNPSYLKIYYSKLFPHADLYRWMSYGNDGKHPACDSSYLGRREFSYTLDNDIFVRYNTFNSAAELENSIKDKCPLKIDIGPIYNLNPAHRNAYAGDNVLTPVERELIFDIDMSDYDDVRYCCSGADVCLNCWPLMTVAVKVIDTSLRDDFGFRHILWVYSGRRGVHCWFYDRKARRLTNEQRAAVANYFRVYKGNENNYKKVSLMGQVLHPFLARSYTEVLKEYFETKLLTSQNLLSSEERYEKILEMIPDQSIASELRGKWQESRRSSSVKEDINIVRWEQLKQLLQKHKAQGVRRCVEEIVFTYTYPRLDMEVSKHMNHLLKAPFCVHPKTGRVCVPINPNNCEEFDPTTVPTLIQLLEELNREGLRSDVEGEWNKTSLANAIKLFRSSFLQPLLKICKEELESSYNAKLQQSKNLLSW